One part of the Denticeps clupeoides chromosome 8, fDenClu1.1, whole genome shotgun sequence genome encodes these proteins:
- the c1d gene encoding nuclear nucleic acid-binding protein C1D, with translation MAEGPEDATMEDFPAEIGEYLACFDSSVTSVNDVVQKLISASKSEQKLDPLEQAKLDLMSVYALNSLFWAYLVTQGINPKDHGIKHELERIRKSMNRVKEISDKKKAARLDKEAASRFLRNAMWDAEEYKNKNKASAEHPNKTKQRKLN, from the exons ATGGCCGAGGGTCCGGAAGACGCCACGATGGAAGATTTTCCTGCGGAGATCGGAGAATACCTCGCCTGTTTCGACAGTTCGGTGACGTCTGTGAACGATGTTGTGCAGAAACTAATCTCCGCGTCCAAAAGCGAGCAGAAG CTGGACCCGCTGGAGCAGGCCAAGCTGGACCTGATGTCGGTCTACGCGCTTAATTCACTGTTTTGGG CCTATTTAGTGACTCAAGGAATTAATCCAAAGGATCATGGTATCAAACACGAACTG GAGCGAATTCGGAAGTCCATGAATAGGGTGAAGGAAATCTCAGATAAGAAGAAAGCAGCACGTCTGGATAAAGAAGCAGCTTCTCGGTTTTTGAGAAATGCCATGTGGGATGCTGAGGAGtacaagaacaagaacaaggCCTCGGCTGAGCACCCCAATAAGACAAAACAGAGGAAACTGAACTGA